The following proteins are encoded in a genomic region of Ostrea edulis chromosome 7, xbOstEdul1.1, whole genome shotgun sequence:
- the LOC125655701 gene encoding uncharacterized protein LOC125655701 isoform X2: protein MPQSIRIRSLQKRSVEVADQLRLEDELKRVKRLQEDQELSRVKRFDEKELARQKRTDLDRGKRSDNVALSRVKRLKRAILERKLERDILLHRMKRGEVEHDSKHGSHTNINQHNAVKRNKEKKRDFKKKRMEMAMKRRGYMGEHRVMKKGDPRFHKNRPHFRQRMMKRRRLNKNERKFQIRNILKRHHVQHHRSDVKKPKRHNKREHKLNSRNNP from the exons ATGCCGCAATCGATCAGG ATTCGTTCGTTACAAAAGAGGTCTGTGGAAGTAGCTGACCAACTCCGTCTGGAAGATGAATTGAAGAGAGTCAAGCGTCTTCAAGAAGACCAGGAATTGTCAAGAGTAAAGCGTTTTGATGAAAAAGAATTAGCACGGCAGAAGAGAACTGATTTGGACAGGGGGAAGAGAAGCGACAACGTCGCTTTGTCACGAGTCAAGCGTCTGAAAAGAGCAATTCTGGAAAGAAAGTTAGAGAGAGATATCTTACTACACCGGATGAAACGAGGCGAAGTTGAACATGATTCAAAACATGGATCACATACGAACATCAACCAACACAATGCTGTTAAAAGAAACAAGGAAAAAAAGagagattttaaaaagaaacgGATGGAAATGGCGATGAAGAGGCGCGGATATATGGGAGAACATCGAGTTATGAAGAAAGGAGATCCAAGATTTCACAAGAACCGACCCCATTTCAGACAAAGAATGATGAAGCGCCGTAGGTTAAACAAGAATGAACGAAAATTTCAAATCAGAAATATCCTGAAACGGCACCATGTGCAGCACCATCGTAGTGACGTGAAGAAACCTAAGCGACATAACAAGAGGGAACATAAATTGAATTCTAGGAACAACCCATGA
- the LOC125654310 gene encoding sodium-dependent proline transporter-like gives MSGLRRKEKWESSMSDVTSNGNAGDTGSLGPPDLLTNNIDPGVYKKDSKYSSNGNSKVTIATEETDDSRKQIFGKDENEERGNWTGRFDFLLSMLGYAVGLGNVWRFPYLCYRNGGGAFLIPFVLMMVLVGVPLFFMEASLGQFCSSGPMTCWKFAPLFKGIGISMVAVSALTSLYYNMILAWSYYYFFASFTSDLPWISCDNSWNTKDCSAKLPLTDCTTGKKYANGTCYDGDTFIGLWDVKNFTKVTGRKRKLASEEYWENVALDQSSGIEEFGQPKWDLVLCLMFAWIICFLCLIKGIKSTGKVVYFTAIFPYVVLLILFFNGVFLSNAGEGIYYYIVPDFSRLLDPRVWKDAAVQIFFSMSIAGGGLVTLSSYNRFHNNILKDSLIVSVGDTLTCIFAGFVIFAYLGHMAGELNVEVKDVAQDGAGLAFVVYPSAVASLPSSPFWSALFFFMLITLGLDSQFAMLETVLTGVMDQYPVLRPRKTLVILLICIVFFIIGLPLCSPGGVYLLQILDNYVGGWTLLIIGFAECICITYVYGVNRFIKDLELMMGLKMFVWWKICWMVISPIALVLIFIATFIDYEASTYGDYTFPAWADALGWIMAVAIILAMPITMIYQINKEDEVPSAWQKLKLLCTPSRDWGPALVRHRELVTYVDGWVDDPWAEKGAYVNYAYKSDSELRTGSLGSLEASRLSARMKKAFPSSNGSTRTGISFESYV, from the exons ATGTCGGGATTACGGCGAAAG GAGAAATGGGAGTCCAGTATGTCCGACGTGACCTCCAACGGAAATGCGGGGGACACCGGAAGTCTGGGACCCCCCGACCTCCTGACCAACAACATCGACCCGGGAGTCTACAAGAAAGACAGCAAATACTCCTCCAATGGAAATTCAAAG GTTACCATAGCAACCGAAGAAACGGATGACAGCAGAAAACAGATTTTTGGAAAAGATGAAAACGAGGAACGTGGTAACTGGACGGGAAGGTTTGACTTTCTGCTGTCCATGTTAGGGTACGCTGTGGGCCTTGGCAATGTGTGGCGGTTTCCGTATCTATGTTATCGCAATGGCGGCGGGGCTTTCTTAATCCCCTTTGTCCTGATGATGGTACTTGTGGGCGTACCTCTGTTTTTCATGGAAGCCTCGTTGGGGCAGTTCTGTAGCAGTGGACCCATGACCTGCTGGAAATTTGCGCCACTGTTCAAAG GGATAGGGATATCTATGGTGGCGGTATCCGCTCTGACGTCACTATACTACAATATGATCCTTGCGTGGTCCTACTACTATTTCTTTGCGTCCTTTACGAGTGACCTCCCGTGGATTTCGTGCGACAATAGCTGGAATACCAAAG ACTGCAGTGCAAAGTTACCTTTGACAGACTGCACGACTGGAAAGAAGTATGCTAACGGGACGTGTTACGATGGCGACACGTTCATTGGACTCTGGGATGTTAAAAACTTCACCAAGGTTACCGGGCGAAAACGGAAGCTCGCATCTGAGGAATATTGGGA aaatgtcGCGCTAGATCAGAGTTCCGGGATTGAGGAGTTCGGACAACCAAAATGGGATTTGGTTTTGTGCCTTATGTTTGCGTGGATTATCTGCTTCCTGTGCCTGATCAAAGGAATTAAATCCACTGGAAAG GTTGTATATTTCACCGCTATTTTTCCGTATGTTGTCCTGTTGATTTTGTTCTTCAATGGCGTGTTCCTCAGTAACGCAGGGGAGGGAATTTATTACTACATAGTACCAGACTTTTCCAGGCTTCTGGATCCCAGG GTTTGGAAAGATGCAGCCGTCCAGATATTTTTCTCCATGTCCATTGCAGGGGGAGGACTGGTCACGCTATCCAGTTATAACCGTTTCCATAACAACATCCTGAA AGATTCTCTTATTGTCAGTGTTGGAGACACGCTGACGTGTATATTCGCGGGATTTGTAATCTTCGCTTACCTCGGTCACATGGCGGGTGAACTCAACGTGGAAGTCAAAGATGTGGCTCAAGACg GTGCCGGACTGGCCTTTGTGGTGTACCCCTCAGCAGTGGCCAGTCTGCCGTCCTCGCCCTTCTGGTCAGCTCTCTTCTTTTTCATGCTCATTACATTAGGACTCGACAGTCAG TTCGCCATGTTGGAGACGGTGCTGACAGGAGTCATGGACCAGTACCCGGTCCTGAGGCCCCGGAAAACTTTAGTCATCCTCCTCATCTGTATCGTCTTCTTCATCATTGGTCTGCCCCTCTGTTCTCCG GGAGGCGTGTACCTGCTTCAGATACTGGATAATTACGTGGGAGGATGGACCCTTTTAATTATAGGGTTTGCTGAGTGTATATGCATTACTTATGTATATG GAGTGAATAGATTTATAAAAGATTTGGAACTCATGATGGGGTTAAAGATGTTTGTCTGGTGGAAGATCTGCTGGATGGTTATAAGTCCCATAGCTTTAGTG TTAATATTTATCGCCACTTTTATTGACTATGAGGCCTCTACGTACGGGGACTACACGTTTCCGGCCTGGGCGGACGCCCTGGGCTGGATCATGGCGGTGGCCATCATACTAGCGATGCCCATCACCATGATCTACCAAATCAATAAGGAGGACGAGGTGCCGTCAGCCTGGCAA AAATTAAAGTTACTATGCACACCGTCACGTGACTGGGGTCCCGCATTAGTCCGTCACAGAGAGCTAGTGACGTATGTGGATGGCTGGGTAGACGACCCGTGGGCGGAGAAAGGAGCCTACGTCAACTACGCCTACAAATCAGACAGCGAATTACGG accggaAGTCTAGGATCATTGGAAGCCAGTAGACTTTCTGCCAGGATGAAAAAGGCCTTCCCGTCATCAAACGGATCAACACGGACTGGAATCTCATTTGAATCCTATGTCTAA